The genomic window gaaaaaaggatCACCCCCGGCCTATACCAAGACATACTGATGAAGGTAAATACAAATGATATGATAGCTGGTCAAGATGAAATTCATCGGTGTAAAAAAGAATGCAGTCCTTTCCTTGCAGTATTTGGGTAGGTGGTAAAAACATATATGAATAAGTTAAGGAATAAAACTGTCCTAATGTCTAAGGAATTCTAAATGAATGTCATACGTACATGCATTTTGGAACTCAGTTTATGCAGCAACATAAGTGAGAGTGATGTGATCCACAGAAACTTACCTTATTACCAATGTATCCCATAGCACCTACACCTACAGTTGATACCTTCACGTTCTGAATGCGCTTTCGCAGGCTCCTTCGTACCCATATTGTGAGAAATACCCCGACCATCTGCTTGCTTATTATCCTTACAAAGTATGGTCTTTTTCCTTTAGCTACCACACTTCCAATGTTTAAACCATGAAGTGCACTATCCTCTGGAAAAGCACATGAATCTTCATTAACTGATTTGGAAGACAAATATGTTTTTAGTGCCTTCCCGGAAGCAAATGGTGGTGTGCTGTCTGGAAGACACTGAGCCAACATATCCAATGGTTGTTCTGGCCAAATCATTCCAAGCCTTTCTGAGTGACTGAGTGTTTTGGTTAACATCTTTTGGTTGATCGGCTCTTCCAAAAGAGAGGTGTAATCTTTAAAACTTACTATGTTATGGGATCTATTGAAAGTCTTCATTGAAGGCAACCTGCTGAAGTTATCAGCCTGTATAATAGATTCGTCAGGAGCAGAAGTGGAGTGCTCAAGTCTGTTGCTatgactatcatcatcatcaacaacaactaaaTCTTGTTCGTTCCATGGGTGCACTTCCCCACCACTTTCGCTGTCAGACTCGCTATTAAGTTCGTCTTCCATTGCAAGAGCGTCATCAGATGGCTTGAACCTTGATGGAGATGGAGGATCACTGTGACTTTTATATTTTGGTTTATCTGGACTAATCTTATTCAGTGTTTCACGAATGATATGTTCCCACATGGAAGCAGGACGGTTGTCTTCCGCGCCAAATATATTCCCAGCATTTAATGGAACAACTTCTTGAAATCTGAAATATAAAAAGAAACACATAAAAGTGCTAATGTTATTACATTGAAAAAAATAAGACCAGGTGATCAAACTCATAGGAGCGCATATCATTTGGAGTTAAAGTGATAGCTCATGGTTTGATATTCTTTTTATTCAGTAACATGGGAGGTTCAGTTTTCAGAAATATAACGGGAGGTTCAACAAGTTACCCAAGAACATATATGTCAGCCGGCTCCTTCATATCCAACCATTCTTGAATATCCAAATCTTGAGGTGGAAGTTTGCCTGCAACATTCCATGTTCCTACGCAGACCCTGAATATTAAACCCAACAGACTATAAGAAATGACAGAAACAGAACAAACATAGTAGATGTTACTGCTTTGAAGTCTTGCTGCAAGGCAACACAGATATCTGAACGAAAAATGAGCAGTTATTTAACTTATATTATAACATATAAGAAAAATAAACAGTTAAACATTGAGGCCTAGAAAATACGAAAAATTAAGGAGCATAGATCCATGCCTCAGTTCCTTGACATCGATATACTGAGCACGAAGAGTCTCTGACTTGCGCCTTCTATGAAGACCGTATGGAACACCCTCCATTTGGCTATCTGCAGCATTGATAAGTTGTGTCACCACATAAGGAAAGCTAAGCGCGCCTTTTTGAGAACAAGACGGTGTGCCAGAGGAGGTCCAGAGATAGGTCTAGTCAAAAATTGGTGAAAGAGTATACGGGTATATGTCTGCAGCATTGTTTGCCAGCACTAGTACTTCAATTCACACCGAGTCCGTAACAAAGCAAACATCCAGAAGCAAATTTAAAATGTACACTATGGAAATACTAAGACGACGATTCAAGGGGAAACAGTCACAAACGGAAGAAGACTCGAGAGCAATTAAGTTTGCAGCTATGAATCATTATGGTCACCTATTTGATTCGAGCCTAATTTTCATGTGCATATTTCTTTGGTAGAACCAACAGTGCAACAATCATCTTCTGTAGTTCAAATAGTTCATTTGAAAACTACGTATGACATATGCTGGCAGACAACATGATAATAATTTACGAAAAGCATCGAATTACCAGTAGTCTGGGCACCCA from Triticum aestivum cultivar Chinese Spring chromosome 3B, IWGSC CS RefSeq v2.1, whole genome shotgun sequence includes these protein-coding regions:
- the LOC123070338 gene encoding type IV inositol polyphosphate 5-phosphatase 3, whose protein sequence is MAAKHSYPPTRATRSAPAPRPLSPLGESEPAAAHPGADPEARRKAKKQNQLWPKTVLRKWLNIRSPDSDFSADEGDTADEADSDSEYEEMCGWERQRYDQDRRMRGLGAQTTDSQMEGVPYGLHRRRKSETLRAQYIDVKELRVCVGTWNVAGKLPPQDLDIQEWLDMKEPADIYVLGFQEVVPLNAGNIFGAEDNRPASMWEHIIRETLNKISPDKPKYKSHSDPPSPSRFKPSDDALAMEDELNSESDSESGGEVHPWNEQDLVVVDDDDSHSNRLEHSTSAPDESIIQADNFSRLPSMKTFNRSHNIVSFKDYTSLLEEPINQKMLTKTLSHSERLGMIWPEQPLDMLAQCLPDSTPPFASGKALKTYLSSKSVNEDSCAFPEDSALHGLNIGSVVAKGKRPYFVRIISKQMVGVFLTIWVRRSLRKRIQNVKVSTVGVGAMGYIGNKGSIAVSMSIYQTHFCFLCCHLTSGEKDGDEQKRNADVQEIHRRTVFNSRVSTPKTIYDHERIFWLGDLNYRINLSYEKTHEFISNHDWNGLFEKDQLRVELRKGHLFDGWSEGVISFPPTYKYRFNSKKYTSDEPKSGRRTPSWCDRILSYGKGMRLLSYEAVDMRLSDHRPVKAVYTVDIEVFSPKKLQRALTFTDAEVEDRLSSEDERIAGIYSLGLS